The DNA sequence ACTAAGGCATGGATTTTCAAGGTCATTGAATGTTTACGAACGATTTAGTAGTTTGTAAACAGCTATTGAAGAAGTTTCGTAGCTATAGCGATACGATGCATGTAAGCGAAAGTGTAACACTTATCGAAAGTGTTCTccctttctttctttttttctttctttaCCATCGTCACTGCGTAGACTACTCACGCACACCCATAAGACTGACTATGACAATCCCAATACTGCAATTGAAAGCATTCTGGATTATTGCGAAAGCGAATCGCTGTCCGTACTATGCAGATACATGAAACCTAGTCATAACATGACAATAgtctccttcctctttgaCATAAATCCGTGTATGGCCATATCTCTGCGACCTTTGTAAACTGTCATGAAATTTTACAGAAATCTTACAAATAGTTGTCTGATACAGCATGTTATCAGGTTATATCCCATGTTCAGCTTCCGAGTAcgactcttcttctgcctctgcctctgcctCAGTCTCCGTCACGTTCCCATTATTATCACTCCAGTCTCTTCTCCCAACTACCCACACAAGCCGGCCAAATGGCCATGTATGTCTTTCAGCGCCATGTTCCCATTTCCAATCCATATCCCCAATCACTTTGTCTTCACCTTCCAATGCAAGGCTCAAGGTGGCCAGGTTGGCAAGGTGGAGGATATGGGATGGAGACCGTGTGCGATAGACGGATATCAAACCATCGAGGACAAGGATGAAAGGGATAAGGGGGATGAGGTAGGTGAAAAAAAGAGTTTCTATTGCAATGATAAGTTTGTATTTCCAATAAAGTGGTGAAAATTAGACAAGCACACACTGATATTGGGACGTTGAAAGGGCATAAAAATCCATGTTAAAGGCGCCAGCATGAGAATGATCATCATAACACTTTCAAAGTCGCATTCTTGGAGCTCGAATATACTGTTTACAACCCCGTCATCAGTTTATCTTCAAAGTTCAAAAGCTGAAGATGGATATAAACTAACCATATTCCTTCAGCACTTCTCATAGCGTCAACAATAATCTCTCTTGCCTGCTCTTCATTGAAATGATGAAAACTGAGGAAGAATGTTCGTAAATGCCGTTTAGAGGTCACGCTCTTAGGTGCTCGAAGAGCATCGACAGATTCTGGGAGGTAAACGAGCGACGGCAAAGATGGAGGCGAGTTCGGCAATGCTGACTGAGGCATGGGATAAAGATCCGTTAGATAGAATTGAGTTGGCGGTTTAGACTTGTCGGCGCGACGACGACTGTAATACGACAAGACGAATTGTTTCGTCCATCAGTCCAAAGTTATAGGAACATACGCGCAATGCTAGGAAAACAAGCTCATGAAACGTTCTCAACTTACTTGATCCACCGTTCGATCTTTCTTAACGGACCCCCCGCACCGCTTCCAAAGTCCACCACTCGAACATCACCGTTTCTTAAAGAACCGCCAAGTCGCCCGTCCTCACTGTTTACACTCTCGATAATCCTCTCTAAAACCTGTGCGGCGCGTTCATAAGGAGATTTCGATTGAAAGATCGGTATGCGATGTGTCCATATATAAGCGAGCATTTCATACGCAGGAATCCGGAGGTATGGCGGACACCACTGTTGGTCGGCTATTTCCATTAGCCACGGACGATTATAGGGGAGCGGCATGGTTCGCTAGAACGTTTGTGGGTGGGAAGAACGTTTGTGGGTGGGAAGAACGGTACAGTGGAATGGGGCGGACAAGCGATTGTAGGCGACTATCTATTGTGGTTTGAACTTATCGCTTCATATACAAATCAACAATTGCTTTTGGCATCCGCTGGCGGTCAGCCGCCCGCCAGTATAGTATTATTATCATTATGTGTTAAGTGGGACTAATAATGATGATCAGGTCAACTGTGGTGAGTGACGTCATAAAACCACATTCCCTCTGTTGATACTTAAAGGATTCATCAATTTCTTTTCATACAGACACTACGCAACGTCTAGCAAAAATGAAGAATTCAAGGAAATGTTGGGAGCGGACTGCAACCCTTTCCTTACAGGTCGATATAGTAGGAGAGATGAGCAGCCGTTAGGCTAAACCCACGGTGAGACACGAAATGTGCGCATAGAAAGTATATGTCTAGAAGAGAAAATGGGAGAATAGAATCTCGGATTTGATATATATGTATCGATGGAGACAGAAACAGAACGATAGATCACAGCTTCAAGCATCCAGAAATACCTTGCTACAGCCCTTCTTACCCTccttttttgttttcttCACCCGCGCGACTCGAACTATCTCATCACAATACCCTTTTCGATGTTCG is a window from the Cryptococcus gattii WM276 chromosome L, complete sequence genome containing:
- a CDS encoding uncharacterized protein (Similar to TIGR gene model, INSD accession AAW45152.1), whose translation is MRSAEGICIFELQECDFESVMMIILMLAPLTWIFMPFQRPNIKTLFFTYLIPLIPFILVLDGLISVYRTRSPSHILHLANLATLSLALEGEDKVIGDMDWKWEHGAERHTWPFGRLVWVVGRRDWSDNNGNVTETEAEAEAEEESYSEAEHGI